In Rutidosis leptorrhynchoides isolate AG116_Rl617_1_P2 chromosome 2, CSIRO_AGI_Rlap_v1, whole genome shotgun sequence, one genomic interval encodes:
- the LOC139893883 gene encoding uncharacterized protein At4g26485-like isoform X2 translates to MMNDAGGGVQFQTRKASSNILSRVHKDYSLNQSILVVGDGDMSFGLCLAKTLGSGKDMTVTSYDSFDQWKKMYPTAKLNMLGLMELGTTVIYQVDVKTMASDTRFSKNQFERIIYNMPHAGFVDGLSESSDQMIKLHQELVKGYFDNASKLLTVKGEVHLRHHTHPPFDRWEVVELAKNAGLKLFKKVPFNPAEYPTYTRKKGAGMNANQSFPINPKNCSLYKFILEEKKQDHQQDKQNQQSI, encoded by the exons ATGATGAATGATGCAGGAGGAGGTGTTCAATTTCAAACAAGAAAGGCTTCTTCCAACATTCTCTCGCGCGTTCACAAAGACTATTCTCTAAATCAAAGCATACTCGTCGTCGGGGATGGCGACATGAGTTTTGGCCTTTGCTTGGCCAAGACTCTTGGTAGCGGGAAAGACATGACTGTCACGTCATATGACTCCTTTG ACCAGTGGAAGAAGATGTATCCTACAGCCAAATTGAATATGCTCGGCCTTATGGAGTTGGGAACCACCGTGATTTACCAAGTCGATGTGAAGACAATGGCTTCTGACACACGCTTTTCTAAGAATCAATTCGAGCGCATCATCTACAACATGCCCCACGCAGGGTTTGTAGATGGGCTTTCCGAGTCGAGTGACCAAATGATAAA GTTGCATCAAGAGCTTGTCAAAGGCTACTTTGACAACGCCTCAAAACTGTTGACAGTTAAGGGTGAGGTGCACCTCCGTCACCATACACACCCTCCCTTCGATCGTTGGGAAGTTGTAGAGCTCGCAAAGAATGCTGGACTTAAACTTTTCAAAAAAGTACCATTCAACCCTGCTGAGTATCCCACATATACTCGTAAGAAGGGAGCCGGGATGAACGCTAATCAGTCCTTCCCAATTAATCCCAAGAACTGCAGCTTGTACAAGTTCATTCTGGAGGAGAAAAAACAGGACCACCAACAGGACAAACAAAACCAACAATCAATATG A
- the LOC139893883 gene encoding uncharacterized protein At4g26485-like isoform X1, which translates to MMNDAGGGVQFQTRKASSNILSRVHKDYSLNQSILVVGDGDMSFGLCLAKTLGSGKDMTVTSYDSFDQWKKMYPTAKLNMLGLMELGTTVIYQVDVKTMASDTRFSKNQFERIIYNMPHAGFVDGLSESSDQMIKLHQELVKGYFDNASKLLTVKGEVHLRHHTHPPFDRWEVVELAKNAGLKLFKKVPFNPAEYPTYTRKKGAGMNANQSFPINPKNCSLYKFILEEKKQDHQQDKQNQQSIW; encoded by the exons ATGATGAATGATGCAGGAGGAGGTGTTCAATTTCAAACAAGAAAGGCTTCTTCCAACATTCTCTCGCGCGTTCACAAAGACTATTCTCTAAATCAAAGCATACTCGTCGTCGGGGATGGCGACATGAGTTTTGGCCTTTGCTTGGCCAAGACTCTTGGTAGCGGGAAAGACATGACTGTCACGTCATATGACTCCTTTG ACCAGTGGAAGAAGATGTATCCTACAGCCAAATTGAATATGCTCGGCCTTATGGAGTTGGGAACCACCGTGATTTACCAAGTCGATGTGAAGACAATGGCTTCTGACACACGCTTTTCTAAGAATCAATTCGAGCGCATCATCTACAACATGCCCCACGCAGGGTTTGTAGATGGGCTTTCCGAGTCGAGTGACCAAATGATAAA GTTGCATCAAGAGCTTGTCAAAGGCTACTTTGACAACGCCTCAAAACTGTTGACAGTTAAGGGTGAGGTGCACCTCCGTCACCATACACACCCTCCCTTCGATCGTTGGGAAGTTGTAGAGCTCGCAAAGAATGCTGGACTTAAACTTTTCAAAAAAGTACCATTCAACCCTGCTGAGTATCCCACATATACTCGTAAGAAGGGAGCCGGGATGAACGCTAATCAGTCCTTCCCAATTAATCCCAAGAACTGCAGCTTGTACAAGTTCATTCTGGAGGAGAAAAAACAGGACCACCAACAGGACAAACAAAACCAACAATCAATATGGTAA